A genome region from Deltaproteobacteria bacterium HGW-Deltaproteobacteria-2 includes the following:
- a CDS encoding flavin reductase, translating to MAKKSLPLSKVYSLLESGPVVMVTTAWASKMNVMPMSWHTMMEFEPPLIGFVMSDQNYSFGPLTAIKECVINIPTVNIAEKVVGCGNISGAKLDKFKIFNLTPKPAAKVKAPLIDECYANFECRVVDTSMVKKYCFFVVEVVKAWIDPAVKEPLTIHHQGKEDFMVAGKTIKIKSKMK from the coding sequence ATGGCAAAGAAATCACTTCCTCTTTCCAAAGTATACAGCCTGCTGGAGTCGGGGCCGGTTGTCATGGTCACGACTGCATGGGCTAGCAAGATGAATGTCATGCCGATGTCCTGGCACACGATGATGGAGTTTGAACCGCCGCTGATTGGCTTCGTCATGAGTGATCAAAATTATTCCTTCGGACCGCTTACGGCGATCAAAGAATGTGTGATTAACATTCCTACTGTTAACATAGCTGAAAAAGTCGTTGGCTGCGGCAATATATCCGGAGCTAAGCTAGACAAGTTCAAAATATTTAATCTCACACCCAAGCCTGCCGCAAAGGTCAAAGCGCCGCTCATTGATGAATGTTACGCGAATTTTGAATGTCGGGTAGTGGACACAAGCATGGTCAAGAAATACTGTTTCTTTGTCGTTGAAGTTGTTAAGGCCTGGATTGATCCCGCCGTGAAAGAACCTCTAACGATTCATCATCAAGGGAAAGAGGACTTCATGGTTGCCGGAAAAACCATCAAAATAAAATCAAAGATGAAGTAG
- a CDS encoding GNAT family N-acetyltransferase — MELDIKLDCADVNWQFVAETLKRVGMAYAEPAAHKKAFENSQVSVFIYREDQLIGFGRAISDGVFQAAIYDVAVIPEYQAQGIGALIIKTIMDKLSSCNFILYASPGKEEFYQTLGFRKMKTGMALFLKAQQMKDRGFTE; from the coding sequence ATGGAATTGGACATTAAACTGGATTGTGCGGATGTTAATTGGCAGTTTGTAGCCGAAACACTGAAACGCGTGGGCATGGCTTATGCGGAACCTGCCGCGCACAAAAAAGCATTTGAGAATAGTCAGGTTTCCGTGTTTATCTATCGGGAAGATCAATTGATCGGTTTCGGACGGGCGATTTCCGACGGTGTTTTTCAAGCGGCGATCTATGATGTCGCGGTCATTCCTGAATATCAGGCCCAGGGCATCGGGGCACTCATCATAAAGACGATTATGGATAAGCTTTCTAGTTGTAATTTTATTTTATATGCATCACCGGGAAAGGAAGAATTTTATCAGACATTGGGATTCAGGAAAATGAAAACGGGCATGGCGCTTTTCCTGAAAGCCCAACAGATGAAAGACAGGGGATTCACCGAGTAA